From a single Abyssibacter profundi genomic region:
- the lepB gene encoding signal peptidase I, whose translation MFQDDVHLDFAAILLILAIVTGVIYLLDVMFWAKSRSADAKPTSVVDISRSFFPVILIVLLLRSFVAEPFRIPSGSMIPTLHVGDFILVNKFSYGLRLPVFHTKVLPLGLPERGDVVVFRYPEDPSKDFIKRIVGLPGDEIVYHGKVLSVNGQPVDIEPVGLYQSANPRHRYATEYQETLGELEHGILVNPRSPAKDFRYTVPEGHYFAMGDNRDGSDDSRRWGPVPERNLVGKAMLIWMSWDGERNRPALSRIGTVIH comes from the coding sequence ATGTTCCAAGACGACGTGCATCTGGATTTCGCCGCGATCCTGCTCATTCTTGCGATAGTCACCGGTGTGATCTATCTGCTGGATGTCATGTTCTGGGCGAAGTCGCGTTCCGCAGATGCCAAGCCGACCAGCGTCGTGGACATCTCCCGGTCTTTTTTTCCGGTCATTCTGATCGTGCTGCTGCTACGGTCTTTTGTTGCCGAGCCCTTCCGTATTCCCTCCGGCTCCATGATTCCCACGCTGCACGTGGGCGATTTCATTCTGGTGAACAAGTTCAGCTACGGACTGCGGCTGCCCGTATTTCATACCAAGGTCCTGCCGCTGGGCTTGCCGGAGCGGGGCGATGTCGTGGTCTTCCGCTATCCGGAAGACCCCAGCAAGGATTTCATCAAACGCATTGTCGGCTTGCCGGGCGATGAGATCGTCTATCACGGCAAGGTGCTGAGCGTGAATGGGCAGCCGGTGGATATCGAGCCTGTCGGTTTGTACCAAAGCGCCAACCCGCGCCATCGCTACGCCACCGAATACCAGGAAACGCTGGGTGAGCTGGAACACGGCATTCTGGTCAATCCGCGATCGCCGGCGAAAGACTTCCGTTACACCGTGCCTGAGGGGCACTATTTCGCCATGGGTGACAACCGCGACGGTTCAGATGACAGCCGTCGCTGGGGGCCTGTGCCGGAACGCAATCTGGTTGGCAAGGCCATGCTCATCTGGATGAGCTGGGACGGGGAGCGCAATCGACCCGCGCTGTCGCGCATCGGCACGGTGATTCACTAA
- a CDS encoding hybrid sensor histidine kinase/response regulator — protein sequence MQEGLNTRIGFGTITFPVIAVWLAMTAALLRGHVADYRFAQTRLGAITPGLIYESAQSGPDRIETTELARLAEGLVGIRHLTLLDPREQRLGHWAAAEPDAVPGLVGGLLRLMGATAPAGSVRRVVAPEADAGEPFLLEIGLAAPIADPQFVQRFRQLLGLSTGIGLIALAVLILVRVRLSRPAHELELALRRLVRGEDAHEITRLPPPYADAAGSIRLLSERLRYSRDHLRTHVLQATDKLHADLNRLRRRVREVETERDSAVTLADSRRELLSGLSHELRTPLIAILGQTDLILRQQPDAATTESMLQIKRSVQSLLTLINDWLEWGRIEAGKLTLNEVAFNLLDTVEDTINLLAPLAYEKDLELVHIIYHDVPRRLRGDAARIQQVLTNLLSNAIKFTQHGEVVLRVMSREDLGDDVVLGFQVSDTGIGIPEAQQQRLFHAFNRADHGDAAVQPGTGLGLSISRQIVRMMDGQIEFDSTEGQGSRFEAVMRIGKQSRRPDQPLAWTGLKHRQVWLLDRHATARLALRHCLEYWNTELTEFDDPALASAQLRSTRRPPDLILVGVTAAQVTDGWLHALLQEGHRRHAPVVVLVTSIDHQILARLRDLGANAALPKTVDRESLYRELIGALEYSAEPQRRPLEGVSCLVVENNVTNRRLIVRSLQDNGAQVLEATDGDTGLEMAQQHTPSVVLLDHRMPGRDGVDTARALRALDGGKGFLIIGLSASVSPELRERWEQAGADSVLEKSAEDRVLIRHMLRLTEQSTSGELELTADPELRDMLLEELPLQLDAIQQAWQRKNTREVYDAVHQLHGTAAFYKLHSLREISRRLEARLAALEDSDALGELDPLRSTLSSQVDAYLLKLQQSRPNPV from the coding sequence ATGCAGGAGGGGCTCAACACACGCATTGGTTTCGGCACCATCACGTTTCCCGTGATCGCCGTCTGGCTCGCCATGACCGCGGCACTGCTGCGCGGCCATGTCGCCGACTATCGCTTTGCGCAGACCCGGCTCGGCGCCATCACCCCCGGTCTGATCTACGAGAGCGCGCAAAGCGGACCGGACCGTATTGAAACCACCGAGCTGGCCCGGCTCGCTGAGGGGCTGGTGGGCATTCGCCATCTGACGCTACTGGACCCGCGAGAGCAGCGTCTGGGCCATTGGGCCGCAGCTGAGCCCGACGCGGTCCCAGGTTTGGTCGGCGGCTTGCTTCGACTGATGGGTGCGACGGCACCAGCTGGCAGTGTTCGGCGTGTCGTGGCGCCCGAGGCTGACGCCGGAGAGCCCTTCTTGCTCGAAATCGGCCTGGCCGCACCCATTGCGGACCCGCAGTTTGTCCAGCGTTTTCGTCAGTTGCTGGGCCTGTCCACCGGAATAGGCCTCATTGCACTGGCTGTACTCATCCTGGTCAGGGTTCGGCTCAGCCGTCCGGCGCATGAATTGGAATTGGCGCTGCGCCGGTTGGTCCGCGGTGAAGATGCCCACGAAATCACCCGGCTGCCGCCCCCCTATGCCGATGCCGCCGGCTCTATCCGTCTGCTGAGCGAGCGACTGCGATACAGCCGGGACCACCTGCGCACCCATGTGCTGCAAGCCACCGACAAACTCCATGCTGACCTGAACCGCCTGCGGCGCCGGGTACGCGAGGTCGAGACCGAACGCGACAGTGCCGTCACGCTGGCCGACTCGCGCCGCGAGCTGTTATCGGGGCTGTCGCATGAACTGCGCACGCCGCTAATCGCGATCCTGGGCCAAACCGACCTCATCCTGCGCCAGCAGCCGGACGCGGCCACTACCGAGTCCATGCTGCAGATCAAGCGATCGGTTCAGTCGCTGCTGACCCTGATCAATGACTGGCTGGAGTGGGGTCGCATCGAAGCCGGCAAGCTCACGCTCAATGAGGTGGCGTTCAACCTGCTGGACACCGTCGAAGACACCATCAACCTGCTCGCGCCGCTGGCCTATGAAAAAGACCTGGAACTGGTCCACATCATCTACCACGACGTGCCACGTCGGCTGCGCGGTGACGCAGCGCGGATTCAACAGGTGCTCACCAATCTGCTGTCCAATGCGATCAAATTCACACAGCACGGCGAGGTGGTCCTGCGGGTCATGAGCCGCGAAGACCTGGGTGACGATGTTGTCCTGGGTTTTCAGGTCAGCGACACCGGTATCGGCATCCCGGAAGCACAGCAGCAGCGCTTGTTCCATGCGTTTAACCGGGCTGATCACGGCGACGCCGCCGTTCAGCCGGGCACCGGCCTTGGACTGAGCATCTCGCGGCAAATCGTGCGCATGATGGACGGTCAAATCGAGTTCGACAGCACGGAGGGCCAGGGGTCGCGCTTCGAGGCGGTGATGCGTATTGGCAAGCAGAGTCGGCGGCCCGACCAACCCTTGGCCTGGACCGGCCTGAAACATCGACAGGTCTGGTTGCTGGACCGACATGCAACCGCGCGTCTCGCATTGCGCCACTGCCTGGAGTACTGGAACACCGAACTAACGGAGTTTGATGATCCCGCGCTGGCCTCTGCACAACTCCGCAGTACGCGTCGCCCGCCTGATCTGATCCTGGTCGGGGTCACCGCGGCACAGGTCACCGATGGCTGGCTCCATGCCCTGCTGCAGGAGGGTCATCGCCGCCACGCCCCGGTGGTCGTGCTGGTCACCAGCATCGACCATCAAATCCTGGCCCGCCTCAGAGACCTGGGCGCCAATGCCGCGTTACCCAAGACCGTGGATCGCGAATCGCTGTATCGCGAGCTGATCGGCGCCCTGGAATACAGCGCAGAACCTCAGCGCAGACCGCTGGAAGGCGTTAGCTGTCTGGTCGTGGAAAACAACGTCACCAATCGACGCCTGATCGTGCGTAGCCTGCAAGACAATGGCGCGCAGGTCCTGGAGGCAACAGACGGCGACACCGGCCTGGAAATGGCACAGCAACACACGCCGAGTGTGGTGTTGCTCGACCACCGGATGCCGGGGCGTGATGGTGTCGACACGGCCCGTGCACTCCGGGCCCTGGATGGCGGCAAGGGATTCCTGATTATCGGCCTGAGCGCCAGCGTCTCGCCCGAGCTTCGTGAGCGCTGGGAACAGGCGGGTGCCGACAGCGTGCTGGAGAAAAGCGCAGAGGACCGGGTTCTGATTCGCCATATGCTCCGTTTAACCGAACAGTCGACGTCGGGAGAACTGGAGCTCACCGCAGACCCGGAACTCCGCGACATGCTGCTCGAAGAACTGCCCTTGCAGCTCGACGCCATTCAGCAGGCCTGGCAGCGCAAGAACACCCGTGAGGTCTACGACGCGGTGCATCAGCTGCACGGCACCGCTGCGTTTTACAAGCTCCACTCGTTACGCGAAATCTCGCGCCGGCTGGAAGCGCGTCTGGCGGCGTTGGAAGACAGCGACGCGCTCGGCGAGCTCGACCCGCTACGCAGCACCCTGTCTTCGCAGGTCGACGCCTATTTGCTCAAGCTGCAACAGTCGCGCCCCAATCCGGTCTAG
- a CDS encoding DUF4845 domain-containing protein produces MNGPNRQKGMGLWGMLFVFGVIGFVALVTIKCTPIYLAHLEIQTAVNDVADDSSYANASPFEIRRALQRRFDVDDVTQLKTKDIKIQREDNTRVISYDYEVRVALFANLSLVIQFKDAVRVKTS; encoded by the coding sequence ATGAACGGACCGAATCGACAAAAGGGGATGGGACTTTGGGGCATGCTGTTCGTGTTCGGCGTGATCGGTTTCGTCGCGCTGGTCACGATTAAGTGCACGCCCATTTATCTTGCGCACCTGGAGATTCAGACGGCGGTCAATGACGTTGCGGACGATTCCAGCTACGCCAATGCATCGCCCTTCGAGATTCGTCGCGCCTTGCAGCGCCGCTTTGACGTCGATGATGTCACGCAGCTCAAGACCAAGGACATCAAGATTCAGCGCGAGGACAACACCCGCGTCATTTCCTATGACTACGAGGTTCGCGTGGCATTGTTCGCGAATCTGTCGTTGGTGATCCAGTTCAAGGACGCCGTGAGGGTCAAGACCTCGTGA
- the recO gene encoding DNA repair protein RecO: MVLHRRPYRETSLVLECLTAEAGRVGLVAKGARRGGRHARLEPLHEYELAWVGRGELHTLTSAEPRRRVALQGEAAICALYVNELLLRLLARDDPHPAIYPAYWRCLDALDDGMTREPALRNFEYQLLHVLGYGFARDCDARGQPLVASQRYLPGPDGGLETTDAAGQGSTGANLLAWVADDWSGQEARADIRRVMRAALAPHLGTRPLEAPRLLQGLRRLGR, encoded by the coding sequence GTGGTGTTGCACCGTCGCCCCTACCGCGAGACCAGTCTTGTCCTGGAATGTCTGACCGCAGAAGCGGGTCGGGTCGGACTGGTCGCCAAGGGCGCGCGCCGCGGAGGCCGCCATGCGCGGCTTGAGCCACTGCATGAGTACGAACTGGCCTGGGTTGGCCGCGGAGAGCTCCACACGCTGACGTCCGCGGAGCCGCGCCGTCGGGTCGCGTTACAGGGCGAGGCGGCCATCTGCGCCCTTTACGTCAACGAGCTACTGCTGCGCCTGTTGGCGCGCGATGATCCGCATCCGGCGATTTATCCGGCCTATTGGCGGTGTCTGGACGCGCTGGACGACGGCATGACACGCGAACCCGCGCTGCGTAATTTCGAGTACCAATTACTCCATGTGCTCGGCTATGGGTTTGCGCGTGACTGTGACGCGCGTGGACAACCTCTGGTCGCCAGTCAACGCTATCTTCCGGGGCCGGATGGCGGCCTCGAAACCACCGACGCGGCTGGGCAGGGCAGCACGGGGGCGAATTTGCTGGCCTGGGTTGCGGATGACTGGAGCGGACAGGAGGCCCGTGCCGATATTCGGCGTGTGATGCGCGCGGCCTTGGCCCCGCATCTGGGGACACGCCCTCTGGAAGCGCCACGCCTGCTGCAGGGGTTGCGCCGTCTGGGCCGGTAA
- the rlmD gene encoding 23S rRNA (uracil(1939)-C(5))-methyltransferase RlmD, whose translation MSRRRRRPQPAGPFETTITALANDGRGIGRVPEADPAADPGKVIFIDGALPGESVTFMRVRNRSDFAEGRLESVLTPSADRIEPPCVHAGYCGGCKLQHLDPQAQLREKQQQLLDALTRIGRVTPDTVLPPLTGPTLGYRRRARLSVRDVPAKGRVLVGFRERDKPYVADIEACEVIVPELGHRLMELSEALGRLSIRAEIPQIEIAYGDDSAALTIRCLAMPTEADRAELRRLEQMLDVQIYLQPGGLDSIEPLDPPARPLSYRLPEDDITLAFEPQDFIQVNGPINRQLVLQALDALMLKPGDRVLELFAGLGNFTLPIARRGALVHAVEGDAALVARADANARRNGLDAQITTEVANLFEAAADWQWPGQHFDVALLDPPRAGAAECLDALAATGVQRVVYVSCHPATLARDVGRLVHDHGFVCEQAGVIDMFPQTAHVESMAVLSRGH comes from the coding sequence GTGAGTCGGCGTCGCCGCCGGCCGCAGCCTGCCGGGCCCTTTGAAACCACAATCACGGCCCTGGCCAACGATGGTCGTGGAATTGGCCGCGTGCCCGAGGCCGATCCCGCTGCCGATCCGGGCAAGGTCATTTTCATCGACGGCGCGTTACCCGGCGAGTCCGTCACCTTCATGCGCGTACGCAATCGCTCGGATTTCGCCGAGGGTCGCCTCGAATCCGTACTGACGCCATCGGCAGATCGGATCGAGCCACCCTGCGTTCACGCGGGCTACTGCGGTGGCTGCAAGCTGCAGCACCTGGACCCGCAAGCCCAGTTGCGTGAAAAACAGCAGCAACTGCTGGATGCCTTGACCCGTATTGGCCGTGTCACGCCAGACACCGTATTGCCGCCGCTGACCGGCCCGACGCTTGGTTATCGGCGACGGGCCCGTCTATCGGTTCGGGACGTGCCGGCCAAGGGCCGTGTATTGGTGGGGTTCCGCGAGCGCGACAAACCCTACGTTGCCGATATCGAGGCATGCGAGGTGATTGTTCCCGAGCTGGGGCACCGATTGATGGAGTTATCGGAAGCCTTGGGGCGGCTGAGCATTCGGGCCGAGATTCCGCAAATTGAAATCGCCTATGGCGACGACAGTGCTGCGTTGACGATTCGCTGCCTGGCAATGCCCACCGAGGCGGATCGAGCCGAACTCCGGCGGCTGGAACAGATGCTTGATGTGCAGATTTACCTGCAGCCTGGCGGACTGGACAGCATCGAACCGCTGGACCCGCCAGCTCGGCCACTGAGCTATCGGCTGCCTGAAGATGACATCACGCTGGCCTTCGAGCCCCAGGATTTCATCCAGGTCAACGGTCCCATCAACCGTCAGCTGGTCCTGCAGGCGTTGGACGCGCTTATGTTGAAACCCGGCGACCGCGTGCTAGAACTGTTTGCCGGTTTGGGTAACTTCACGTTGCCCATCGCCCGTCGGGGCGCGCTGGTGCATGCGGTGGAAGGTGATGCGGCGTTGGTGGCACGCGCGGATGCCAATGCCCGGCGCAACGGCCTGGACGCGCAGATCACGACCGAGGTGGCGAATCTCTTCGAGGCAGCTGCGGATTGGCAATGGCCGGGTCAGCATTTCGATGTTGCCCTGCTCGACCCGCCCCGTGCCGGTGCGGCGGAATGTCTGGACGCGCTGGCGGCGACCGGCGTGCAGCGGGTGGTGTATGTGTCCTGTCACCCGGCCACCCTCGCCAGAGACGTTGGTCGCCTGGTGCATGACCATGGCTTTGTCTGTGAGCAGGCCGGGGTGATCGACATGTTTCCGCAGACGGCCCATGTCGAGTCGATGGCGGTGCTCAGTCGTGGCCATTGA
- a CDS encoding pyridoxine 5'-phosphate synthase has translation MSHPPIRLGVNVDHVATIRQARCTLYPDPAEAGLLAAHAGADGVTVHLREDRRHIQERDVQSLAQQLTIPLNLEMSLADDMLDFAVAVAPPHCCLVPERREELTTEGGLDVAGQQARVQAAVKRLADAGVRVSLFIDPDARQLEAALAVGAPAIEIHTGEYADHPEQMDALAADICAFAQQASREGLEVHAGHGLHLDNVGPIAAIGEIVELNIGHFLIARALFIGLPAAVAEMKQRMVAARS, from the coding sequence ATGAGCCATCCTCCGATTCGCCTGGGCGTAAACGTCGATCACGTTGCAACCATCCGCCAGGCCCGCTGCACGCTGTATCCAGACCCGGCCGAGGCCGGTCTGCTGGCGGCCCATGCGGGGGCAGATGGCGTGACGGTGCATTTGCGCGAGGATCGTCGCCATATTCAGGAGCGCGACGTTCAATCCCTGGCGCAGCAGTTGACCATTCCATTAAACCTGGAAATGTCGCTGGCCGATGACATGCTCGATTTTGCAGTCGCTGTGGCACCGCCGCATTGCTGCCTAGTCCCGGAGCGTCGCGAAGAGTTGACGACGGAAGGCGGCCTGGATGTGGCCGGGCAGCAAGCGCGGGTGCAGGCGGCGGTCAAGCGCTTGGCCGACGCCGGGGTGCGGGTGTCGCTGTTCATCGATCCCGACGCGCGCCAGCTTGAAGCGGCGCTGGCTGTCGGCGCACCTGCCATCGAAATTCACACGGGCGAATATGCCGACCACCCGGAGCAAATGGACGCCCTGGCGGCTGATATTTGCGCCTTCGCGCAGCAAGCCAGCCGCGAGGGGCTGGAGGTCCACGCCGGCCATGGTCTGCATCTGGACAACGTCGGACCCATCGCGGCCATTGGCGAGATCGTGGAACTGAACATCGGCCACTTCCTGATCGCCCGCGCCTTGTTCATCGGATTGCCGGCCGCCGTGGCCGAGATGAAGCAGCGCATGGTCGCCGCCCGCAGCTAG
- the era gene encoding GTPase Era — MSQTRAGFIAVVGRPNVGKSTLINALVGARVSITTPKPQTTRHRILGIRTEEAVQMIFVDTPGIHVGGKSAMNRMLNQTATDSVRDADCVLWLVQSGRWTDEDAEVLERLRGLRTPVGLIVTKVDLVKAKTELMPFIAELSQRRPVEFVVPISATRGSNLESLLEELRRTLPESPFLYETDRVTDRGEHFRMAEIIREKLFMSLEQELPYAITVEIEADEPMDDGRRHVSAVIWVARDSHKGIVIGKKGARLKQVGSEARRALQAELGQGLHLQLWCRVKRGWADDERALASLGYDLPDAQ, encoded by the coding sequence ATGAGCCAGACCCGAGCCGGATTCATTGCCGTGGTGGGCCGGCCCAACGTGGGGAAGTCCACCCTGATCAACGCCTTGGTGGGCGCGCGTGTCAGCATCACGACGCCCAAGCCGCAAACCACCCGCCACCGCATTCTGGGCATTCGGACGGAAGAAGCGGTCCAGATGATTTTTGTCGACACCCCGGGCATTCATGTCGGCGGCAAGTCTGCAATGAACCGCATGCTCAATCAGACCGCGACGGACTCGGTGCGTGATGCCGACTGCGTGCTCTGGCTGGTGCAGTCAGGACGCTGGACCGATGAAGATGCCGAGGTGTTGGAGCGTCTGCGGGGCCTACGCACGCCAGTGGGTCTGATCGTGACCAAGGTCGACCTCGTCAAGGCGAAGACAGAGCTGATGCCGTTCATCGCTGAACTCAGCCAGCGTCGTCCGGTGGAATTCGTGGTGCCGATATCGGCAACACGTGGGAGCAACCTGGAGTCGTTGCTTGAGGAGCTGCGTCGGACGCTGCCGGAGTCGCCTTTTCTTTACGAGACCGATCGGGTCACCGATCGCGGTGAGCATTTCCGGATGGCGGAGATCATCCGCGAAAAGCTCTTCATGTCCTTGGAGCAGGAGCTGCCCTACGCCATTACCGTCGAGATTGAGGCCGACGAGCCCATGGATGACGGGCGTCGCCACGTCAGCGCGGTGATCTGGGTGGCACGCGACAGCCACAAGGGCATCGTCATCGGCAAAAAAGGTGCGCGCCTCAAGCAGGTGGGCAGCGAGGCGCGTCGGGCGTTGCAGGCCGAGCTGGGGCAGGGGCTGCATCTGCAGCTCTGGTGCCGGGTCAAGCGCGGCTGGGCCGATGATGAGCGCGCATTGGCGTCGCTGGGTTACGACCTGCCTGACGCCCAGTAA
- the rnc gene encoding ribonuclease III → MTPTLAALQRAIGYQFNNESLLEQALRHRSAGRQHNERLEFLGDGLLNFVIAAELYQRQPESDEGDLSRIRAALVRGSTLAEIGRELGLGDWMSLGLGEKATGGHRRGSILADAVEALLGAVYLDQGFDAAATMVRRLFAARLDDLPDAESLKDAKTRLQEALQREGRPLPAYEIIEVTGEQHKQHMRATCRLADTDQIFEGQGSSRRKAEQDAARACLEFVFNLVTKP, encoded by the coding sequence GTGACACCGACATTGGCCGCGCTTCAGCGCGCCATTGGCTATCAGTTCAACAACGAGTCGCTGCTGGAACAAGCCCTGCGGCATCGCAGTGCGGGCCGTCAACACAACGAGCGGCTGGAATTCCTTGGCGATGGACTGCTGAACTTTGTCATCGCCGCCGAGCTCTATCAGCGTCAGCCCGAGTCCGATGAGGGCGATTTGTCGCGGATTCGCGCAGCGCTGGTCCGTGGTTCCACCCTCGCAGAAATCGGCCGCGAGCTGGGGCTCGGCGACTGGATGAGTCTTGGGCTTGGCGAGAAGGCCACCGGCGGGCATCGCCGCGGGTCGATACTGGCTGACGCGGTCGAGGCATTGCTCGGTGCGGTGTACCTAGACCAAGGGTTTGACGCGGCTGCGACCATGGTGCGTCGGCTGTTTGCCGCGCGCCTGGACGATCTGCCGGATGCCGAGTCCCTCAAGGACGCCAAGACCCGTTTGCAGGAGGCCCTGCAACGCGAGGGTCGGCCGCTGCCCGCCTACGAGATCATCGAGGTGACCGGTGAGCAGCACAAACAGCATATGCGGGCGACCTGTCGACTGGCCGATACGGATCAGATCTTCGAGGGGCAGGGCAGCAGTCGACGCAAGGCCGAGCAGGATGCGGCCCGCGCCTGCCTGGAGTTCGTTTTTAATCTGGTGACCAAGCCATGA
- the cysM gene encoding cysteine synthase CysM — protein sequence MTIPTLDATIGNTPLVRIQRLDRHLRHRGNQILAKLEGNNPAGSVKDRPAHSMLRYAEARGEIQPGDTLIEATSGNTGIALAMVAAMRGYRMVLIMPENASAERTATMRAFGAEIVHVTRAEGMEGARDLATRMEQAGEGKVLNQFANPDNPRAHFEGTGPEIWQATDGQITHFVSSMGTTGTIMGCSRYFKQQNPDIQIIGVQPEGESSIPGIRRWPQAYLPAIFEPGRVDRVMDVAAADAELMTRRLAAEEGIFAGVSSGGAMQVALRLAEELENATIVSIVCDRGDRYLSTGVFGAIE from the coding sequence ATGACAATTCCCACGCTCGACGCCACCATCGGCAACACCCCGCTGGTTCGTATTCAGCGCCTGGATCGCCACCTGCGACATCGGGGCAATCAGATTCTCGCCAAGCTGGAAGGCAACAATCCCGCAGGCTCCGTGAAGGACCGCCCCGCCCACAGCATGCTGCGCTACGCCGAGGCGCGTGGCGAGATTCAGCCCGGCGATACCCTGATCGAAGCCACCAGCGGTAATACCGGTATTGCCTTGGCCATGGTCGCGGCCATGCGCGGTTACCGCATGGTCTTGATCATGCCGGAGAACGCCAGCGCAGAGCGGACGGCCACCATGCGCGCTTTCGGCGCGGAGATCGTGCATGTCACCCGTGCCGAGGGCATGGAGGGCGCGCGTGATCTGGCGACGCGAATGGAACAGGCCGGGGAGGGCAAGGTGCTGAACCAGTTTGCGAACCCGGACAATCCCCGCGCGCACTTTGAGGGCACGGGCCCGGAGATCTGGCAGGCCACCGACGGGCAGATCACCCACTTTGTCTCCTCCATGGGCACGACAGGGACCATCATGGGCTGCTCCCGGTATTTCAAACAGCAAAATCCCGATATCCAGATCATCGGCGTGCAGCCGGAGGGAGAGTCCAGCATCCCGGGCATACGCCGCTGGCCACAGGCTTACCTGCCCGCCATTTTCGAGCCGGGCCGTGTGGATCGAGTCATGGATGTCGCAGCGGCCGACGCGGAGCTCATGACGCGGCGACTCGCAGCAGAGGAAGGCATTTTTGCAGGGGTGTCTTCCGGCGGGGCCATGCAAGTGGCACTGCGGTTGGCCGAGGAGTTGGAGAACGCCACGATTGTGAGCATCGTCTGCGATCGCGGAGACCGCTATCTATCAACTGGCGTATTCGGAGCCATCGAGTGA